The Cyclobacteriaceae bacterium DNA segment CGCATCTGATATCTACAGACGTTCTATTAACCGAAAGGCTTCGCCCGAGCATTACCTGAAAGCATCGCGTGGGTTTACCATTATGTGGGCTTTACTGGCGATGGTGTTTGCCATGCTGGCCAGTTTTGCTGAAAACCTGATTCAGTTTGTAAACATTGTAGGTTCGCTATTTTACGGAACCATTCTCGGTATATTTCTTACTGCGTTTTATGTAAAGCGTGTTCAGGGTACTGCCGTTTTTTGGGCGGCTATTCTGGCTGAATTGGTTGTGTTGTATTGCTATTTCTTTACCGATCTTGCATTCCTGTTATACAACATCATCGGTTGTGCTATTGTGATCGTAACCGGATTACTACTTCAGCTTTTTCTGAAATCGAAATCTTAGAGGCTGGCCATTTCTACCGAACGGTATAAGTTCTGATATTCCGGAACATGCTCGGTGTACACAAACGGTTCTGTTTTGTGTTGTTCATTCAATCGAAAACGAACAATCTTATCGTTAAGTTTCCACGAAAGTTCAACGTGTGTAAAAGCTCGGTTCAATTTTTTACTTCCATTTTCTTCTATCAATACGTTTTCATTCTCTGCCAATTCGCGGTTGTAGTCATCCAACGCAGTCAGGCTGAACGTTCCATAACGTGCGATGAGTTTATCTGCAATATTTTCCGATAAGATGAACTTCGATTGGCAATGTTGTTCATCCAGATAATACAAAACGATTGTTTTAACCGGTGTTCCAAAAATTTCAGATTTAGAATTCTGAATAACAAAAAATTCAGCCCGATCCTGAAAAAATTTACCAAAGTGATGATCTTTCATCCATGGTTGTTCCGTTGTATCTGATTTTGGTGTAAAGGCAAAGGCATCCTGAGGAAAGATATAACGTGGTTCGGGTACGTTTTGAATAACCGGTGCACTGTCCGTGACTACCGGCTTTTGTTTAGTACATGCCATTACCAAAACGAGGACTAGCAATATGATCCATTGCTGTTGCACAATTAAAGATATAAAGAATCAGTTAATTTTTATATCGTCCAGCCTTTCGCTAAGTGTTTTGGCGGTTGTTCCGGGTTTTACCGGAATATGGCTCATGGCATATTCGCTCAGCGCAGTTATGGTCAGGGAAGGGTTTACCCCCAGGTTGCAGGGCACAATGGATCCATCAAGGATGTAAAAGTTTTTGTGCCCGTGTACTTCAAAGTTTTCATTTACCACACCTTCTTCCTTTGTTTTTCCCATCGGGCAGCCACCAAGAATATGCGCAGTTGAGGCTAACCCAAACACCACTTCGCTGAATGCATTTTGCGGTACCCCATTTACTTTTGCTGCGTATTTGTAAAGCACCTCCTGCCCAATGGGTATGTAGCTGGGTACTTTTTCGCCACTATCATTTTTAAAAGATAACGAATGCCCGAACAAACCACGCTTCAGTTTCATGCGCATCGCGTTGGGTAACGATTGCATGATGAGGAAGATGACTGAATTCTTCGCGACATTGCGCTGGAACAATGACCGGAAAAAATCAATAGGATGCGTAATGATGTTGCCCAGCATTTTCAGTGTTCGCACGATCGGATTTCCATTTCCGGCAGCCATGGTAGCCAATCGAATCATCGCGCCAGACTTATCCGGAAATTTGCATAGCTCAATATGCGTATGCTCATCCGGATTGAAGACGGTGCTGATGGCAAGTCCATGATTTAATTTCCGGTCGGCTGCTACTACACCCGAAAGCATTTCCGAATTGGTGAGCAGGTTATGACCCAATTTATCGGATAGGTTGGGTAAAGTTTTGTGTACGTGTTTTTGCTTGAGTAACAGATCAAGCGTTCCCAACACACCGCCACTCACCACAATGCCATTGGCGGTAAATGTTTGTGTGTTCTTTATAAACCCTGTACTGGTTCGGGTTAGAATTTTGTAGGTCTGATCTTCCTGAACCTCAATCCTGATGGTTTCTGTTTCGG contains these protein-coding regions:
- a CDS encoding GMC oxidoreductase, which codes for MLKSGCPAREITGLANGFELIFRVSLSQDTMKSNHFDYIVIGSGFGGSVSAMRLAEKGYRVLVVEKGKRWKSQDFPKSNWNLKKYLWLPALHWFGFLRLSFFKEVFILSGVGVGGGSLVYANTHMMPPDAFFNNPVWSGIKDWKNILSPHYETARFMLGSEKYKKENAEDLVLKEIAEEMGRGHTYDRVDHVGVYLGDPKKEIDPYFKGLGPKRKGCIECAGCMVGCRYEAKNTLDKNYLWFAENLFGATVLAETETIRIEVQEDQTYKILTRTSTGFIKNTQTFTANGIVVSGGVLGTLDLLLKQKHVHKTLPNLSDKLGHNLLTNSEMLSGVVAADRKLNHGLAISTVFNPDEHTHIELCKFPDKSGAMIRLATMAAGNGNPIVRTLKMLGNIITHPIDFFRSLFQRNVAKNSVIFLIMQSLPNAMRMKLKRGLFGHSLSFKNDSGEKVPSYIPIGQEVLYKYAAKVNGVPQNAFSEVVFGLASTAHILGGCPMGKTKEEGVVNENFEVHGHKNFYILDGSIVPCNLGVNPSLTITALSEYAMSHIPVKPGTTAKTLSERLDDIKIN